A region of Cheilinus undulatus linkage group 10, ASM1832078v1, whole genome shotgun sequence DNA encodes the following proteins:
- the nipsnap3a gene encoding protein NipSnap homolog 3A — MKMRVSALRTAAALLSPVTPAAQPLVRLSSYSPQEHSTFYEFRTYSVHPHLNAAFLKLTNEKIQLRTAHSQLIGYWSVEYGGLNKVFHIWKYDSYAQRAGVRSALSKDPSWLSDYIAKAIPMLSCQENEVTYLLPWSQLKTPPQEGGVYELVSYMMRPGGPAVWGDAFQAAINSHDAPGYGKLIGAFHNEFGPMNRVHALWWFESPDHRAGIRHKSHTDPRVVAAVRASVAHLDSQQNLLMFPLPFSPLK, encoded by the exons ATGAAGATGAGGGTCTCTGCCCTGAGAacagctgctgctctgctctcaCCTGTTACACCTGCAGCCCAG CCCCTGGTGCGCCTCTCTTCATACTCCCCCCAGGAACACTCGACCTTCTATGAGTTCCGTACCTACAGCGTTCATCCTCACCTGAACGCCGCCTTCCTCAAGCTGACCAATGAGAAAATCCAACTTCGTACCGCCCACTCTCAGCTGATTGGCTACTGGAGCGTGGAGTATGGTGGTCTGAATAAAGTCTTCCATATATGGAAGTATG ACAGCTATGCCCAGCGCGCCGGTGTTCGCTCCGCCCTCTCCAAGGACCCATCCTGGCTGTCAGACTACATCGCCAAGGCAATCCCGATGCTGTCCTGCCAGGAGAACGAAGTCACATACCTGTTACCGTGGAGTCAGTTGAAGACGCCACCACAGGAGGGCG GTGTGTATGAGCTTGTCTCCTACATGATGCGTCCTGGTGGGCCAGCTGTTTGGGGTGACGCCTTTCAGGCTGCCATCAACTCCCATGATGCACCAGGGTACGGCAAGCTGATTGGTGCATTCCACAATGAATTTGGACCAATGAACAGAG TCCACGCCCTCTGGTGGTTTGAGAGCCCCGACCATCGAGCTGGGATCCGACACAAGTCTCACACTGACCCTCGTGTGGTGGCTGCAG TGAGGGCCAGTGTGGCTCACCTGGACTCTCAGCAGAACCTGCTCATGTTCCCCCTTCCCTTCTCTCCTCTGAAGTAA